One window from the genome of Carassius carassius chromosome 15, fCarCar2.1, whole genome shotgun sequence encodes:
- the irx1a gene encoding iroquois-class homeodomain protein IRX-1a isoform X2: MSFPQLGYPQYLSASQAVYGGDRPGVLTPSSRGGSAEIGGSASAAAAAVSSVLGMYPYAHNYSAFLPYTSADLALFSQMGSQYDLKDSPGVHPASFAAHASPAFYPYGQFQYGDPSRPKNATRESTSTLKAWLNEHRKNPYPTKGEKIMLAIITKMTLTQVSTWFANARRRLKKENKVTWGRSKEDEDANIFGSDNEGDAEKNEDEEEIDLESIDIDKIDDNDGDQSNEEDEEKRGELERLHAHEAFEKSKPNAISGSKEPSDGNNNNTSVLSPGRQGGFPVPVSNKPKIWSLAETATSPDSSQKPTSPSLPATHPAFLPSHGLYTCQIGKFHNWTNGAFLGQNSLLNVRSFLGVSHQHNHPVQQQHSSGVVSSGAAVNSDKAPEDLSPKHIAPETSRNRHRGSSQLSLPLDQDICPA; this comes from the exons ATGTCTTTCCCCCAGCTGGGTTACCCGCAGTATTTAAGTGCCTCCCAGGCGGTGTACGGAGGCGATCGGCCGGGAGTGCTGACTCCGTCGTCCCGCGGAGGGAGCGCAGAGATCGGGGGAAGCGCGTCGGCGGCCGCCGCTGCCGTGTCCTCGGTGCTGGGCATGTACCCCTACGCACACAACTACAGCGCCTTTCTGCCTTACACCAGCGCCGATCTGGCTCTTTTCTCACAGATG GGCTCTCAGTATGATTTAAAAGACAGTCCTGGAGTGCACCCCGCGAGCTTCGCTGCCCACGCGAGCCCGGCCTTCTACCCCTACGGTCAGTTCCAGTACGGAGACCCGTCCAGGCCCAAGAACGCCACGCGGGAGAGCACCAGCACCCTGAAGGCCTGGCTCAACGAGCACAGGAAGAACCCCTATCCCACCAAAGGAGAGAAGATCATGCTGGCCATCATCACCAAGATGACCCTCACGCAGGTGTCCACCTGGTTCGCCAACGCCAGAAGAAGACTCAAGAAGGAGAACAAGGTGACATGGGGCAGAAGTAAAGAGGACGAAGACGCCAACATTTTTGGGAGCGACAACGAGGGGGACGCCGAGAAGAACGAAGACGAGGAGGAAATAGATCTGGAGAGCATAGATATCGACAAGATCGACGACAACGACGGAGATCAGAGCAACGAGGAGGACGAGGAAAAGCGCGGGGAGCTCGAGAGACTTCACGCTCACGAGGCCTTCGAGAAATCCAAACCCAACGCCATTTCCGGCAGCAAAGAGCCGTCGGacggaaacaacaacaacaccagcGTTCTGTCGCCGGGTCGCCAGGGAGGTTTTCCAGTTCCCGTTAGCAATAAGCCCAAAATATGGTCGTTAGCAGAAACCGCGACCAGTCCCGACAGCTCGCAGAAACCTACGTCACCCTCGCTTCCCGCCACTCACCCGGCCTTCCTGCCGAGCCACGGACTGTACACGTGCCAGATCGGGAAGTTCCACAACTGGACCAATGGCGCGTTTCTGGGCCAGAACTCCCTGCTGAACGTGCGATCGTTCCTGGGCGTCAGTCATCAGCACAATCACCCGGTTCAGCAGCAGCACTCGTCGGGGGTGGTGTCCTCCGGGGCAGCCGTGAACAGTGACAAGGCGCCAGAGGACCTGAGTCCAAAACACATAG CCCCAGAAACCAGCAGGAATCGACACAGAGGGTCCTCACAGCTCTCTCTTCCGCTTGATCAAGACATATGCCCCGCTTAA
- the irx1a gene encoding iroquois-class homeodomain protein IRX-1a isoform X1 produces MSFPQLGYPQYLSASQAVYGGDRPGVLTPSSRGGSAEIGGSASAAAAAVSSVLGMYPYAHNYSAFLPYTSADLALFSQMGSQYDLKDSPGVHPASFAAHASPAFYPYGQFQYGDPSRPKNATRESTSTLKAWLNEHRKNPYPTKGEKIMLAIITKMTLTQVSTWFANARRRLKKENKVTWGRSKEDEDANIFGSDNEGDAEKNEDEEEIDLESIDIDKIDDNDGDQSNEEDEEKRGELERLHAHEAFEKSKPNAISGSKEPSDGNNNNTSVLSPGRQGGFPVPVSNKPKIWSLAETATSPDSSQKPTSPSLPATHPAFLPSHGLYTCQIGKFHNWTNGAFLGQNSLLNVRSFLGVSHQHNHPVQQQHSSGVVSSGAAVNSDKAPEDLSPKHIDRENVLRNESPTQPLKSSFRPLHDSPRNQQESTQRVLTALSSA; encoded by the exons ATGTCTTTCCCCCAGCTGGGTTACCCGCAGTATTTAAGTGCCTCCCAGGCGGTGTACGGAGGCGATCGGCCGGGAGTGCTGACTCCGTCGTCCCGCGGAGGGAGCGCAGAGATCGGGGGAAGCGCGTCGGCGGCCGCCGCTGCCGTGTCCTCGGTGCTGGGCATGTACCCCTACGCACACAACTACAGCGCCTTTCTGCCTTACACCAGCGCCGATCTGGCTCTTTTCTCACAGATG GGCTCTCAGTATGATTTAAAAGACAGTCCTGGAGTGCACCCCGCGAGCTTCGCTGCCCACGCGAGCCCGGCCTTCTACCCCTACGGTCAGTTCCAGTACGGAGACCCGTCCAGGCCCAAGAACGCCACGCGGGAGAGCACCAGCACCCTGAAGGCCTGGCTCAACGAGCACAGGAAGAACCCCTATCCCACCAAAGGAGAGAAGATCATGCTGGCCATCATCACCAAGATGACCCTCACGCAGGTGTCCACCTGGTTCGCCAACGCCAGAAGAAGACTCAAGAAGGAGAACAAGGTGACATGGGGCAGAAGTAAAGAGGACGAAGACGCCAACATTTTTGGGAGCGACAACGAGGGGGACGCCGAGAAGAACGAAGACGAGGAGGAAATAGATCTGGAGAGCATAGATATCGACAAGATCGACGACAACGACGGAGATCAGAGCAACGAGGAGGACGAGGAAAAGCGCGGGGAGCTCGAGAGACTTCACGCTCACGAGGCCTTCGAGAAATCCAAACCCAACGCCATTTCCGGCAGCAAAGAGCCGTCGGacggaaacaacaacaacaccagcGTTCTGTCGCCGGGTCGCCAGGGAGGTTTTCCAGTTCCCGTTAGCAATAAGCCCAAAATATGGTCGTTAGCAGAAACCGCGACCAGTCCCGACAGCTCGCAGAAACCTACGTCACCCTCGCTTCCCGCCACTCACCCGGCCTTCCTGCCGAGCCACGGACTGTACACGTGCCAGATCGGGAAGTTCCACAACTGGACCAATGGCGCGTTTCTGGGCCAGAACTCCCTGCTGAACGTGCGATCGTTCCTGGGCGTCAGTCATCAGCACAATCACCCGGTTCAGCAGCAGCACTCGTCGGGGGTGGTGTCCTCCGGGGCAGCCGTGAACAGTGACAAGGCGCCAGAGGACCTGAGTCCAAAACACATAG ATCGGGAAAATGTGCTCAGAAATGAATCACCAACGCAACCTTTAAAGTCATCATTTCGTCCTCTTCACGACAG CCCCAGAAACCAGCAGGAATCGACACAGAGGGTCCTCACAGCTCTCTCTTCCGCTTGA